In the genome of Tropicibacter oceani, one region contains:
- a CDS encoding fumarylacetoacetate hydrolase family protein has protein sequence MLPFSNPDPKACLVGRIWRPGLGPALVTLRGGSVFDITAREAPTLSDLLEREDAAEYVTHAKGKEVCSLADLAAASTEDAGPDTLRFLAPPDLQAIKASGVTFAESMVERVIEEQAAGDADRAEDIRARVKTAIGDSLHGIEPGSAKAIEVKRVLQAEGLWSPYLEVGIGPDAEVFTKCQPMAAVGWGAAVGLHPISTWNNPEPEIVLAINSRGQIMGATLGNDVNLRDVEGRSALLLGKAKDNNASCAVGPFLRLFDGHYGMAQVENAELTLKVTGEDGFVLDGHSSMNKISRRPADIVAQTIGRHHQYPDGFFLFLGTLFAPIQDRDTPGQGFTHKMGDIVTISEPGLGALQNTVRLSTEAPEWRFGTGQLMRNLTARGLL, from the coding sequence ATGCTGCCCTTTTCGAACCCCGACCCCAAGGCCTGCCTTGTCGGGCGCATCTGGCGCCCCGGGCTTGGCCCCGCGCTGGTCACGCTGCGCGGCGGCTCTGTCTTTGACATCACCGCCCGCGAAGCCCCGACGCTAAGCGATCTGCTGGAACGCGAGGACGCCGCCGAATACGTCACCCACGCCAAGGGCAAAGAGGTCTGCAGCCTGGCCGACCTGGCCGCCGCCTCGACCGAGGACGCCGGCCCCGACACCCTGCGCTTTCTCGCGCCGCCCGATCTGCAGGCGATCAAGGCCTCGGGCGTGACCTTTGCCGAATCCATGGTCGAACGGGTGATCGAAGAACAGGCCGCCGGCGACGCCGACCGCGCCGAAGACATTCGCGCCCGCGTCAAGACTGCCATCGGCGACAGCCTGCACGGCATCGAACCGGGCAGCGCAAAGGCGATAGAGGTCAAGCGCGTCCTGCAGGCCGAAGGTCTGTGGTCCCCGTACCTTGAGGTCGGGATAGGCCCCGACGCCGAGGTGTTCACCAAATGTCAGCCGATGGCCGCCGTCGGCTGGGGCGCGGCCGTGGGCCTGCACCCGATCAGCACCTGGAACAACCCCGAACCCGAGATCGTCCTTGCGATCAATTCGCGCGGCCAGATCATGGGCGCGACCCTTGGCAACGACGTCAACCTGCGCGACGTCGAAGGCCGCTCGGCCCTGCTGCTGGGCAAGGCCAAGGACAACAACGCAAGCTGCGCCGTCGGCCCTTTCCTGCGGCTGTTCGATGGTCATTACGGCATGGCGCAGGTCGAAAACGCGGAACTGACCCTGAAGGTCACCGGCGAGGATGGCTTTGTCCTGGATGGCCATTCCTCGATGAACAAGATCAGCCGCCGCCCCGCCGATATCGTCGCACAGACCATCGGGCGGCACCACCAGTACCCCGACGGGTTTTTCCTGTTCCTTGGCACCTTGTTCGCCCCCATCCAGGACCGCGACACGCCGGGCCAGGGCTTTACCCACAAGATGGGCGATATCGTCACCATCTCGGAACCCGGCCTTGGCGCGCTGCAAAACACCGTGCGCCTGTCGACCGAGGCCCCGGAATGGCGTTTCGGCACCGGTCAGTTGATGCGCAACCTCACCGCAAGGGGGCTGCTATGA
- a CDS encoding sugar kinase, whose amino-acid sequence MNRFLCLGEIMVEMAPAEGGLFHMGYAGDTFNTAWYARRLLPDDWSVGYGTAVGTDQVSDDMLGFIAAQGIDTQAIRRDPARTVGLYMISLANGERSFSYWRGQSAARTLGDDPAWLDAILTGQDVVQFSGITLAILPPAGRTALCAALMRARARGTHVAFDTNLRPRLWEDAKTMAQGLLMGAGVADTVMPSFDEEQMAFGDITPDDTIARYRGLGATCVAVKNGAEICHVWSKDEGDYRYDPPMVPKVVDSTAAGDSFGAGFLAARAQGKSVAEATGQAADLAAKVIQQRGALAPQIFQKGTP is encoded by the coding sequence ATGAACCGCTTTCTCTGCCTTGGTGAAATCATGGTCGAAATGGCCCCGGCCGAGGGCGGGCTGTTCCACATGGGCTATGCCGGTGATACCTTCAACACCGCCTGGTACGCCCGCCGCCTGCTGCCGGACGACTGGAGCGTTGGTTATGGCACCGCCGTCGGCACCGATCAGGTCTCGGACGACATGCTGGGCTTCATCGCGGCACAGGGCATCGACACGCAGGCGATCCGCCGCGACCCCGCCCGCACCGTCGGCCTGTACATGATCTCGCTGGCCAATGGCGAACGCAGCTTTTCCTACTGGCGCGGGCAATCGGCCGCCAGGACGCTGGGCGACGATCCGGCCTGGCTGGACGCCATCCTGACCGGTCAGGACGTGGTCCAGTTCTCGGGCATCACCCTGGCCATCCTGCCGCCCGCAGGGCGCACCGCGCTTTGCGCCGCCCTGATGCGCGCCCGCGCGCGCGGCACTCATGTCGCCTTTGACACCAACCTGCGCCCCCGCCTGTGGGAGGACGCAAAGACCATGGCCCAGGGCCTGCTGATGGGGGCCGGGGTCGCGGACACCGTCATGCCCTCCTTCGACGAAGAACAAATGGCCTTTGGCGACATCACCCCCGACGATACCATCGCGCGCTATCGCGGCCTGGGTGCCACCTGCGTCGCGGTCAAGAACGGCGCCGAAATCTGCCACGTCTGGAGCAAGGACGAAGGCGATTACCGCTACGATCCGCCCATGGTGCCCAAGGTCGTCGACAGCACCGCCGCAGGCGACAGCTTTGGCGCAGGCTTCCTTGCCGCCCGCGCACAGGGCAAATCGGTCGCCGAGGCCACCGGGCAGGCTGCCGATCTGGCCGCCAAGGTCATCCAGCAACGCGGCGCCCTCGCGCCCCAGATCTTTCAGAAAGGCACCCCATGA
- a CDS encoding 2-hydroxyacid dehydrogenase, translating into MSRTPLLIAGAFDAADKARLEAAHPSAYVAGPEDMASLDNETRASVRAIAYKGHKPLGGEAMDHFPNLGLIANFGVGYDAIDVNAASARGVKVTNTPDVLNDDVADLAVALLLAQCRNMIAGDARARTGQWAREGELPLNRKASGSSVGIVGLGRIGREIADRLAAFKMDIHYHARSEKQTPGWTYYADVVSLAQAVDFLVIALVGGPATEKYVTRDAIEALGPRGVIVNISRGTTIDEAALLDALETGKIAGAGLDVFLNEPNIDPRFAALDNVVLQPHQGSGTVETRRAMALLQLENVTAHLEGQPLITPVN; encoded by the coding sequence ATGAGCCGCACCCCCCTTTTGATTGCAGGCGCCTTTGACGCCGCAGACAAAGCCCGGCTTGAGGCCGCCCACCCCAGCGCCTATGTCGCCGGCCCCGAGGACATGGCCTCGCTGGACAACGAAACCCGCGCCAGCGTGCGCGCCATCGCCTACAAGGGCCACAAGCCCCTTGGCGGTGAGGCGATGGACCATTTCCCCAACCTTGGCCTGATCGCCAACTTTGGCGTCGGCTATGATGCCATCGACGTCAACGCCGCCTCGGCGCGCGGGGTCAAGGTGACCAACACGCCCGACGTGCTGAACGACGACGTGGCCGACCTGGCGGTCGCGCTGTTGCTGGCGCAATGCCGCAACATGATCGCGGGCGACGCCCGCGCCCGCACCGGCCAATGGGCCCGTGAAGGCGAGCTGCCGCTGAACCGCAAGGCCAGCGGGTCAAGCGTCGGGATCGTCGGCCTTGGCCGCATCGGACGTGAAATCGCCGATCGCCTCGCGGCTTTCAAGATGGACATCCACTACCACGCGCGCAGCGAAAAGCAGACGCCGGGCTGGACCTACTACGCCGATGTGGTGTCGCTGGCGCAGGCGGTGGACTTCTTGGTGATCGCGCTGGTTGGCGGCCCGGCCACGGAAAAATACGTGACCCGCGACGCGATCGAGGCGCTGGGTCCGCGCGGTGTGATCGTCAACATCTCGCGCGGGACCACCATCGACGAGGCGGCATTGCTGGACGCGCTCGAAACCGGCAAGATCGCGGGCGCGGGGCTGGATGTCTTCCTGAACGAGCCGAACATCGACCCGCGTTTTGCCGCGCTGGACAACGTGGTGCTGCAACCGCACCAGGGCTCGGGCACGGTGGAAACCCGCCGCGCCATGGCGCTGTTGCAACTGGAAAACGTCACCGCGCACCTTGAAGGCCAACCTTTGATCACCCCGGTGAACTGA
- a CDS encoding pyridoxal phosphate-dependent aminotransferase codes for MTHLKFADSLSRLGTESAFMVLARAGKLAAEGRDIINLGIGQPDFKTPEHIVEAGIKALRDGHHGYTPANGLPALREAVSADLHRRHKVEVNPDNVVIQPGGKPTMFFACLMFGQPGAEIMYPNPGFPIYESVIKYSGATPVPIALKEENGFAFNAEEVLAQITERTSLIIINSPANPTGGVTPREEVDKLVKGLEAHPNVALMSDEIYSNMLYAGREHVSLLQYPEIRDRLIMLDGWSKTYAMTGWRLGYAVWPDACVDHVTRLCINDHSCVNAATQFAGIAALNGPQDAVHAMLEQFDKRRQIIVDGLNALPGVRCADAAGAFYAFPNIEGTGLTAMQAQNRFLDEAGVATVAGTSFGKWGEGYLRFSYANSAENIQEALSRIAKLL; via the coding sequence ATGACACACCTGAAATTCGCCGACAGCCTGTCGCGGCTTGGCACCGAATCCGCCTTCATGGTTCTGGCGCGGGCCGGGAAACTGGCCGCCGAGGGACGCGATATCATCAACCTTGGCATCGGCCAGCCGGACTTCAAAACGCCCGAGCATATCGTCGAGGCCGGGATCAAGGCGCTGCGCGACGGCCATCACGGCTATACCCCCGCCAACGGGCTGCCCGCCCTGCGCGAAGCGGTCAGCGCCGACCTGCACCGCCGCCACAAGGTCGAGGTCAATCCCGACAACGTGGTGATCCAGCCGGGCGGCAAGCCGACGATGTTCTTTGCCTGCCTGATGTTCGGCCAGCCCGGCGCGGAAATCATGTACCCCAACCCCGGCTTTCCGATCTATGAATCGGTCATCAAGTATTCCGGCGCGACGCCAGTGCCGATCGCCCTGAAGGAAGAAAACGGCTTTGCCTTCAACGCCGAGGAAGTGCTGGCCCAGATCACCGAGCGCACCAGCCTGATCATCATCAACTCGCCCGCCAACCCCACCGGGGGCGTCACCCCGCGCGAAGAGGTCGACAAGCTGGTCAAGGGTCTTGAGGCGCACCCGAACGTCGCCCTGATGTCGGACGAGATCTATTCCAACATGCTGTACGCCGGGCGCGAACACGTTTCGCTGCTGCAATACCCCGAAATCCGCGACCGGCTGATCATGCTGGATGGCTGGTCCAAGACCTATGCCATGACCGGCTGGCGGCTGGGCTATGCGGTCTGGCCCGATGCCTGCGTCGATCACGTCACGCGGCTGTGCATCAACGATCATTCCTGCGTCAACGCCGCCACGCAATTTGCCGGGATCGCCGCGCTGAACGGGCCGCAGGACGCGGTGCATGCGATGCTGGAACAATTCGACAAACGCCGCCAGATCATCGTCGACGGGCTGAACGCCCTGCCGGGCGTGCGCTGCGCCGATGCGGCCGGGGCCTTTTATGCTTTTCCGAACATCGAGGGCACGGGGTTGACCGCGATGCAGGCGCAGAACCGCTTTCTGGACGAGGCAGGCGTTGCCACCGTGGCGGGAACCTCGTTTGGCAAATGGGGCGAAGGCTATCTGCGCTTTTCCTACGCCAACTCGGCCGAAAACATCCAAGAGGCGCTGTCGCGCATCGCCAAGCTTTTGTGA
- the denD gene encoding D-erythronate dehydrogenase: MNILIIGGGGMVGQKLARKLAALGELNGKAISRLTLTDINPPAHITASFPVDYSTCDISDRASVDAAIAPDTDVIYLLAAVVSAHAEDDFDFGYKINMYGTINVLERARAMGTKPLLVFTSSIAVFGGEVPQPYTDNSALNPQISYGAQKLIGELLVEDYSRKGFIDGRGFRLPTISVRPGAPNRAASGFMSSIFREPLQGQPANCPVDRDFPHFYLSPRQCVENLVTAAEIPAEAFGKRRCMTMPGRVWTIGQMIDAMTAVAGPEPAKLITWNPQPEIQPILDGWRLDIRPEKAASLGMKPDASFQDNIRFFLEDDLPG; encoded by the coding sequence ATGAACATCCTCATCATCGGCGGCGGCGGCATGGTCGGCCAGAAACTCGCCCGCAAACTGGCCGCCCTGGGCGAGCTGAACGGCAAAGCGATCAGCCGGCTGACCCTGACCGACATCAACCCCCCGGCCCATATCACGGCCTCCTTCCCCGTCGACTACAGCACCTGCGACATCTCGGACCGCGCCTCGGTCGACGCGGCCATCGCGCCGGACACCGACGTGATCTACCTGCTGGCCGCCGTGGTTTCGGCCCATGCCGAGGACGACTTCGACTTCGGCTACAAGATCAACATGTACGGCACGATCAACGTGCTGGAACGCGCCCGCGCAATGGGCACCAAACCGCTGCTGGTCTTCACCTCCTCCATCGCCGTCTTCGGCGGCGAGGTGCCCCAGCCCTATACCGATAATTCGGCGCTGAACCCGCAAATCTCCTACGGCGCGCAAAAGCTGATCGGCGAGCTGCTGGTCGAGGATTACAGCCGCAAGGGTTTCATCGACGGGCGCGGCTTTCGCCTGCCCACCATTTCCGTCCGCCCCGGCGCCCCGAACCGCGCCGCCAGCGGCTTCATGTCGTCGATCTTCCGCGAACCGCTTCAGGGCCAACCGGCCAACTGCCCGGTCGACCGCGACTTTCCGCATTTCTACCTCAGCCCGCGGCAATGCGTCGAAAACCTGGTCACCGCCGCCGAAATCCCTGCCGAAGCCTTTGGCAAACGCCGCTGCATGACCATGCCAGGCCGGGTCTGGACCATCGGCCAGATGATCGACGCCATGACCGCCGTCGCCGGGCCGGAACCGGCCAAGCTGATCACCTGGAACCCGCAACCGGAAATCCAGCCCATCCTCGACGGCTGGCGACTCGACATCCGGCCCGAAAAAGCCGCGTCTCTGGGCATGAAACCCGACGCCAGCTTTCAGGACAACATCCGCTTCTTCCTCGAAGACGACCTGCCGGGCTGA
- a CDS encoding NAD(P)-dependent oxidoreductase yields MTDKPTVGFIGVGLMGHGMAKNILQGGYPLVIKGNRNRAPVESLLSMGAREVQTPREMAQQCDVIHLCLSNSPQIEAVYHGPDGILAGARPGLIVVDASTADPTSTMALAAELAQKGGTIVDAPLGRTPKEAEEGTLDAMVGADDESYAKVLPIIECWAGNINRVGDTGAGHKMKLLMNLISMSYAALYAEATVLGAKVGIAPQTVQKVIGSSRLGNGFFDTFMSYAVDRNRDAHKFTIANASKDVRYANAMAADAGTLTLIASATRQYFSHVEAIGHADDYVPFIVDHIARMNGMDMEDEVKKGA; encoded by the coding sequence ATGACAGACAAACCAACGGTCGGCTTTATCGGTGTGGGCCTGATGGGCCACGGCATGGCCAAGAACATCCTGCAGGGCGGCTATCCGCTGGTGATCAAGGGCAACCGCAACCGCGCGCCGGTCGAAAGCCTGCTGTCCATGGGCGCGCGTGAGGTGCAGACCCCGCGCGAGATGGCGCAGCAATGCGACGTGATCCACCTGTGCCTGTCCAACTCGCCGCAGATCGAGGCGGTCTATCACGGCCCCGACGGCATCCTGGCAGGCGCGCGCCCCGGTCTGATCGTGGTCGATGCCTCGACCGCCGATCCCACCTCGACCATGGCACTGGCGGCGGAACTGGCACAAAAGGGCGGCACGATCGTCGATGCCCCACTGGGCCGCACCCCCAAAGAGGCCGAGGAAGGCACGCTTGACGCCATGGTCGGCGCCGACGACGAAAGCTATGCCAAGGTGCTGCCGATCATCGAATGCTGGGCGGGCAACATCAACCGCGTCGGCGACACCGGCGCGGGCCACAAGATGAAGCTGCTGATGAACCTGATCTCCATGTCCTACGCCGCGCTTTACGCCGAGGCGACGGTGCTGGGTGCCAAGGTCGGCATCGCGCCGCAAACCGTGCAAAAGGTCATCGGCTCGTCCCGGCTGGGCAACGGGTTCTTCGACACCTTCATGAGCTACGCGGTCGATCGCAACCGCGACGCGCACAAGTTCACCATCGCCAATGCGTCGAAGGACGTGCGCTATGCCAATGCCATGGCCGCCGACGCGGGAACCCTGACGCTGATCGCCTCGGCGACGCGGCAGTATTTTTCCCATGTCGAGGCCATCGGCCACGCCGACGACTATGTGCCCTTCATCGTCGATCACATCGCACGGATGAACGGCATGGACATGGAGGACGAGGTGAAAAAAGGCGCCTGA
- a CDS encoding crotonase/enoyl-CoA hydratase family protein, whose amino-acid sequence MQDSAGGADSLVTYELRGDVALIGLNRPQKRNAISDRVVEAIHDAVLRASSEAKAAVIHGHGPHFCAGLDLSEHSQKPLFEAVKGSRRWHAVFDAIERGTIPFVSALTGATVGGGFELAASTHIRVADKTAFFALPEGQRGIFVGGGGSVRIARLIGPARMGDMMLTGRVLSAEAMEHWGGVTYVTDEGGALDRAVEVATQMATNAEFTNYAIINALPRIADMSSDNGLFAESMVASLATMTDDAQDRLRAFLEKRAAKVKAPGHD is encoded by the coding sequence ATGCAGGACAGCGCAGGCGGGGCGGACAGCCTTGTCACATATGAATTGCGCGGCGACGTCGCGCTGATCGGGTTGAACCGCCCGCAAAAGCGCAACGCGATTTCCGACCGCGTCGTCGAGGCGATCCATGACGCCGTGCTGCGCGCCTCGTCCGAAGCCAAGGCCGCGGTGATCCACGGCCACGGCCCGCATTTCTGCGCCGGGCTGGACCTGTCCGAGCATTCGCAAAAGCCGCTGTTCGAGGCGGTCAAGGGATCGCGCCGCTGGCATGCGGTCTTTGACGCCATCGAGCGCGGCACCATCCCCTTTGTCAGCGCGCTGACCGGGGCGACCGTCGGCGGCGGGTTCGAACTGGCCGCCAGCACGCACATTCGCGTCGCGGACAAGACCGCGTTTTTCGCCCTGCCCGAAGGCCAGCGCGGGATTTTCGTCGGCGGCGGCGGCTCGGTCCGGATTGCCCGGCTAATCGGCCCGGCGCGCATGGGTGACATGATGCTGACCGGCCGCGTGCTGAGCGCCGAGGCGATGGAACACTGGGGCGGCGTGACTTACGTGACCGACGAAGGCGGCGCGCTGGACCGCGCTGTCGAGGTGGCCACCCAGATGGCCACCAACGCCGAATTCACCAACTACGCCATCATCAACGCCCTGCCCCGGATTGCCGACATGTCGTCGGACAACGGGTTGTTCGCGGAAAGCATGGTCGCCAGCCTGGCCACCATGACCGACGACGCCCAGGACC
- a CDS encoding FAD-binding oxidoreductase produces the protein MTIAAAIAELSTLLGARLVTSQADRTLHGQNETYYPLTPPDAVAYPETTAEVSQIMAICHAQDCPVTPYGAASSLEGQHLAVQGGVSLDMTRMNRVLAVNAEDLNAVVQPGITRIALNEELRATGLFFPVDPGANASMGGMAGTRASGTTAVRYGTMRENVLALEAVMADGTVIRTGTKARKSSTGYDLTHLLVGSEGTLGIITELTLRLQGIPEATAAATCRFASVQDAVNCVILTIQSGLPMARIELLDHMMVRGFNLYADAGLPEMPHLFLEFHGSKAGVAEQMASFAEIAEDFGATGWRTATRAEDRNALWKMRHSAHYASAALGKGKRLWPTDVCVPISQLATAVVQAQDDAVRLGLTSTIVGHVGDGNFHAGVSVNPEDADEMARAEAFTKALADTALRLGGTVSGEHGIGLGKQSLMNKEHGPAVAYMRAIKQAFDSKGILNPGKMLPPLAMAKAAE, from the coding sequence ATGACCATCGCCGCCGCCATTGCTGAACTATCGACCCTGCTGGGCGCGCGCCTTGTGACGTCGCAGGCGGACCGCACCCTGCATGGCCAGAACGAAACCTACTATCCGCTGACGCCGCCCGACGCGGTGGCCTATCCGGAAACCACGGCCGAGGTGTCGCAGATCATGGCAATCTGCCACGCGCAGGATTGCCCGGTCACGCCCTATGGCGCGGCCTCCTCGCTCGAGGGGCAGCACCTGGCCGTGCAGGGAGGCGTTTCGCTGGACATGACCCGGATGAACCGCGTGCTGGCGGTCAACGCCGAAGACCTGAATGCCGTGGTGCAACCGGGGATCACGCGGATCGCCCTGAACGAAGAGCTGCGCGCCACGGGGCTGTTCTTTCCGGTCGATCCCGGCGCCAATGCCAGCATGGGTGGCATGGCGGGCACGCGGGCCAGTGGCACCACGGCCGTGCGTTATGGCACAATGCGCGAAAACGTTCTGGCGCTCGAGGCGGTGATGGCCGACGGCACGGTGATCCGCACCGGGACAAAGGCGCGCAAATCCTCGACCGGTTATGACCTGACGCATCTGTTGGTCGGCTCCGAAGGCACGCTGGGCATCATCACCGAACTGACCCTGCGCCTGCAGGGCATCCCCGAGGCGACGGCGGCCGCCACCTGCCGCTTTGCCTCGGTTCAGGATGCGGTGAATTGCGTGATCCTGACCATCCAGTCGGGCCTGCCCATGGCGCGGATCGAGCTGCTGGACCACATGATGGTGCGCGGCTTCAACCTCTATGCCGATGCGGGCCTGCCGGAAATGCCGCACCTGTTCCTTGAGTTTCACGGGAGTAAGGCCGGGGTGGCCGAACAGATGGCCAGCTTTGCCGAGATCGCCGAGGATTTCGGCGCCACCGGCTGGCGCACGGCCACCCGCGCCGAGGATCGCAATGCCCTGTGGAAAATGCGCCACAGCGCCCATTACGCCAGCGCCGCGCTGGGCAAGGGCAAACGCCTGTGGCCCACCGATGTCTGTGTGCCAATCAGCCAATTGGCCACGGCGGTGGTGCAGGCACAGGACGACGCGGTGCGCCTTGGCCTGACCAGCACCATCGTCGGCCATGTCGGCGACGGCAACTTCCACGCAGGCGTTTCGGTCAACCCCGAGGACGCGGATGAAATGGCGCGGGCCGAGGCCTTTACCAAGGCGCTGGCCGACACCGCCCTGCGCCTTGGCGGCACGGTCAGCGGCGAACACGGAATCGGGCTGGGAAAGCAAAGCCTGATGAACAAGGAACACGGGCCCGCCGTCGCCTATATGCGCGCGATCAAACAGGCGTTCGATTCCAAGGGGATCCTGAACCCGGGCAAGATGTTGCCGCCTTTGGCCATGGCCAAAGCGGCGGAATGA
- a CDS encoding LysE family translocator, which yields MLSFAAAVFFLIVTPGPGVLSTAGVGAAYGFRAGLRYVLGLFIGTNLVALAVISGVAAVVLSVPVIRTVLMVASVCYLLYLAARIAFAGSRIAFIEAKAPPAILAGIALQAINPKAYAVNTTLFAGFAFAPDNLLFETTAKLLIVNTIWIPIHLGWLWAGASLHRLNLSEASHRRINYLMAASMLLVVALAITSGLKAT from the coding sequence ATGCTGAGCTTTGCCGCCGCCGTCTTTTTCCTGATCGTGACGCCGGGGCCGGGGGTTCTGTCGACCGCCGGTGTGGGCGCGGCCTATGGGTTTCGCGCCGGGCTGCGTTATGTGCTGGGCCTGTTCATCGGGACCAACCTTGTGGCGCTGGCGGTGATTTCGGGGGTGGCGGCGGTGGTTCTGTCGGTGCCGGTGATCCGCACGGTTCTGATGGTCGCCTCGGTTTGCTACCTGCTTTACCTGGCGGCGCGCATCGCCTTTGCCGGGTCGCGTATCGCCTTTATCGAGGCCAAGGCGCCCCCCGCGATCCTTGCCGGGATCGCGCTGCAAGCGATCAACCCAAAGGCCTATGCGGTCAACACCACGCTCTTCGCGGGCTTTGCCTTTGCCCCTGACAACCTGCTGTTCGAAACCACCGCCAAGTTGCTGATCGTCAACACCATCTGGATTCCCATCCATCTTGGCTGGCTTTGGGCCGGGGCGTCCTTGCACAGGCTGAACCTGAGCGAAGCCAGCCACCGCCGCATCAATTACCTGATGGCCGCGTCGATGCTGCTGGTCGTCGCCCTGGCCATCACATCGGGGTTGAAAGCCACATGA
- a CDS encoding SDR family oxidoreductase, whose product MKLFDLSGRRALVTGSSMGIGMALARGLSQAGASLVLNARNAERLEESAQTLRAAGATVDTLPFDVTDAAAARAAIDGYEAQHGAIDILVNNAGMQHRTPLEDFDPEDFDRLMRTNVNSVFYVGQAVARHMITRKRGKIINIASVQTALARPGIAPYTTSKGAVANLTKGMATDWAKYGLNCNAIAPGYFDTPLNAALVADPEFSAWLEKRTPAGRWGRVEELVGACIYLSSDAASFVNGHTLFVDGGITASL is encoded by the coding sequence ATGAAACTGTTCGATCTTAGCGGGCGCCGCGCGCTCGTCACCGGCTCATCCATGGGCATTGGCATGGCGCTGGCGCGGGGCTTGTCGCAGGCCGGGGCCAGCCTGGTGCTGAACGCCCGCAACGCCGAACGGCTTGAGGAAAGCGCGCAAACCCTGCGGGCAGCGGGCGCCACGGTGGACACCCTGCCCTTTGACGTGACCGACGCCGCCGCCGCCCGCGCCGCCATCGACGGATACGAGGCGCAGCACGGCGCCATCGACATTCTGGTGAACAACGCCGGAATGCAGCACCGCACCCCGCTGGAGGATTTCGACCCCGAGGATTTCGACCGCCTGATGCGCACCAACGTGAACTCGGTCTTTTATGTCGGTCAGGCGGTCGCGCGCCACATGATCACCCGCAAGCGCGGCAAGATCATCAACATCGCAAGCGTGCAAACCGCCCTCGCCCGCCCCGGCATCGCCCCCTACACCACGTCCAAGGGCGCGGTTGCCAACCTGACCAAGGGCATGGCCACCGACTGGGCCAAATACGGGCTGAACTGCAACGCCATTGCGCCCGGCTACTTTGACACGCCGCTGAACGCCGCCCTTGTCGCCGACCCGGAGTTTTCCGCCTGGCTGGAAAAACGCACCCCCGCCGGCCGCTGGGGCCGCGTCGAGGAACTGGTAGGCGCCTGCATCTACCTGTCGTCCGACGCCGCCAGCTTTGTCAACGGTCACACCCTGTTTGTCGATGGCGGCATCACCGCCAGCCTGTAA
- a CDS encoding SDR family NAD(P)-dependent oxidoreductase, with protein MTQFAQYPGLKGTSVIVTGGASGIGAAIVEAFAAQGARVGFVDFDETAAANLLDRLSGDIAFEPCDLRDIDQLKSSFAALAGRIGAPTVLVNNAARDDRHDWTEVTPDYWDERMNTNLRHQFFAIQAVAPGMIAAGKGSIINMGSVSWMMPQGGMPAYTTGKSAVHGLTRGLAQDLGKHRIRVNTVVPGWILTERQRELWLTPEAEKKHLERQILPDLIDPVYLARMVLFLASDDAAMCTAQDFYVEGGTV; from the coding sequence ATGACTCAATTCGCCCAATACCCCGGCCTCAAGGGAACCTCGGTGATCGTCACCGGCGGCGCCTCGGGCATCGGCGCCGCCATCGTCGAGGCCTTCGCGGCCCAAGGCGCGCGCGTCGGCTTTGTCGATTTCGATGAAACCGCCGCCGCGAACCTGCTCGACCGCCTGAGCGGCGATATCGCCTTTGAACCTTGCGATCTGCGCGACATCGACCAGTTGAAATCCTCTTTCGCGGCGCTGGCCGGGCGCATCGGCGCCCCGACCGTATTGGTCAACAACGCCGCCCGAGACGACCGCCATGACTGGACCGAAGTCACCCCGGACTACTGGGACGAGCGCATGAACACCAACCTGCGCCACCAGTTCTTTGCCATTCAGGCCGTGGCGCCGGGGATGATCGCGGCGGGCAAGGGCTCGATCATCAACATGGGCTCGGTCAGCTGGATGATGCCGCAGGGCGGAATGCCGGCCTATACGACCGGCAAATCCGCGGTGCACGGGCTGACGCGCGGTCTTGCGCAGGATCTGGGAAAGCACCGCATAAGGGTGAACACCGTGGTTCCCGGCTGGATTTTGACCGAACGCCAGCGCGAACTTTGGCTGACCCCCGAGGCCGAGAAAAAGCATCTCGAACGGCAGATCCTTCCAGACCTGATCGACCCGGTCTACCTTGCGCGGATGGTCCTGTTCCTGGCCTCGGACGATGCGGCCATGTGCACGGCGCAGGATTTCTATGTCGAGGGCGGCACGGTCTGA